One Streptomyces sp. SAI-135 DNA segment encodes these proteins:
- a CDS encoding MarR family transcriptional regulator produces the protein MTTTTPALNPRVIALAHYAARALLEHALARHGMTFQQSVTLRLAAVADGPVERDRVIEDVVGALKTDPAQARSVLDELVAEELVAPHGPSQVRITDAGRELFATTSAATAPITARVYEGIPEEDLVVAGRVLSLITERANKELVALKA, from the coding sequence ATGACCACCACAACTCCCGCGCTCAACCCCCGCGTCATAGCCCTGGCCCACTACGCGGCCCGCGCGCTCCTCGAACACGCCCTGGCCCGCCACGGCATGACCTTCCAGCAGTCCGTCACCCTGCGCCTGGCCGCCGTGGCGGACGGACCGGTCGAGCGTGACCGCGTGATCGAGGACGTCGTCGGCGCGCTGAAGACCGACCCCGCTCAGGCGCGCTCCGTGCTCGACGAACTGGTCGCCGAGGAACTGGTGGCTCCCCACGGGCCGTCCCAGGTGCGGATCACGGACGCCGGCCGGGAGCTGTTCGCGACGACCTCGGCCGCGACCGCGCCCATCACCGCCCGGGTCTACGAGGGCATCCCCGAGGAGGACCTCGTCGTGGCCGGGCGGGTACTGAGCCTCATCACCGAGCGGGCGAACAAGGAACTCGTCGCCCTCAAAGCCTAG
- a CDS encoding MarR family transcriptional regulator, translating into MSTASEGATPGFLVWRLSMKWRVAVDRAVAPLGLTHAQYSLVASLYGMQRGGDRPSQRRLADRTGLEPLYVSKLARSLESAGLLERARDPRDPRAVQLALTDEGRERTRQAIGVVQGLLEQLLAPLGGLDSARTREFKRELTALLDAPLDPTNENLKEQS; encoded by the coding sequence ATGAGTACGGCATCCGAGGGCGCGACGCCCGGTTTCCTGGTCTGGCGACTGTCGATGAAGTGGCGGGTCGCGGTCGACCGCGCGGTGGCGCCGCTCGGCCTGACGCACGCCCAGTACTCGCTGGTGGCCTCGCTGTACGGCATGCAGCGCGGCGGCGACCGCCCCAGCCAGCGACGCCTCGCCGACCGGACCGGCCTCGAACCTCTCTACGTCTCCAAGCTGGCGCGCTCCCTGGAGAGCGCCGGGCTCCTGGAGCGCGCTCGCGACCCGCGCGACCCGCGCGCGGTGCAACTGGCGCTCACCGACGAGGGCCGCGAGCGGACCCGGCAGGCCATCGGGGTCGTCCAGGGGCTGCTGGAGCAGCTGCTGGCGCCTCTCGGCGGCCTGGACAGCGCACGCACCCGGGAGTTCAAGCGTGAGCTGACGGCCCTGCTCGACGCCCCCCTCGATCCGACGAACGAGAACCTCAAGGAGCAGTCATGA
- a CDS encoding pirin family protein: MSNLDRQAVPALCGGRGFVVAEPVRELLSPRRVKLGESSEVRRLLPNLGRRMVGAWCFVDHYGPDDIADEPGMQVPPHPHMGLQTVSWLHQGEVLHRDSTGSLQTIRPRELGLMTSGRAISHSEESPKSHARFLHGAQLWVALPDGHRHTDPHFEHHTGLPQVTAPGLTATLILGELDGARSPGTAYTPIVGADLSLARGTDVRLPLEPDFEYAVLSMSGEAHVDGVPVLPGSMLYLGCGRTELPLRAESDAGLMLLGGEPFEEELVMFWNWIGRSQAEIEQAREDWMTGTRFGEVKGYDGAPLPAPELPPLPLKPRGRVR; the protein is encoded by the coding sequence ATGAGCAATCTTGATCGCCAGGCGGTTCCCGCCCTGTGCGGCGGCCGCGGCTTCGTGGTGGCGGAACCCGTGCGCGAACTCCTCAGTCCCCGCCGCGTGAAGCTGGGCGAGTCCAGCGAGGTGCGCCGACTGCTGCCCAACCTGGGCCGCCGTATGGTCGGCGCCTGGTGTTTCGTCGATCACTACGGCCCCGACGACATCGCCGACGAGCCGGGCATGCAGGTGCCCCCGCACCCGCACATGGGCCTGCAGACCGTGAGCTGGCTCCACCAGGGCGAGGTCCTGCACCGCGACTCCACCGGCAGCCTCCAGACCATCCGCCCCCGTGAGCTGGGCCTGATGACCTCCGGCCGCGCGATCAGCCACTCCGAGGAGAGCCCGAAGTCGCACGCCCGCTTCCTGCACGGCGCCCAGCTCTGGGTCGCCCTCCCGGACGGGCACCGCCACACCGACCCGCACTTCGAGCACCACACCGGGCTTCCCCAGGTCACGGCCCCCGGTCTGACGGCCACGCTCATCCTCGGCGAGCTCGACGGCGCGCGCTCACCCGGAACGGCGTACACGCCCATCGTCGGCGCCGACCTGAGCCTCGCCCGCGGCACGGACGTACGCCTGCCGCTGGAGCCGGACTTCGAGTACGCCGTCCTGTCCATGTCCGGCGAGGCACACGTGGACGGAGTGCCGGTGCTGCCCGGCTCCATGCTCTACCTCGGCTGCGGCCGCACCGAGCTCCCCCTGCGCGCCGAGTCGGACGCGGGCCTGATGCTCCTGGGCGGCGAGCCGTTCGAGGAGGAGCTCGTCATGTTCTGGAACTGGATCGGACGGTCCCAGGCGGAGATCGAGCAGGCCCGCGAGGACTGGATGACGGGGACGCGCTTCGGCGAGGTGAAGGGCTACGACGGCGCCCCGCTGCCCGCTCCGGAACTCCCGCCCCTGCCGCTGAAGCCGCGGGGCCGGGTGCGCTGA
- a CDS encoding NPP1 family protein, translated as MRRLRSLVTALGAAAALVVSVPATAHANVLTLLPQNADGLEQTYSPAYDYDRDGCYATAAIGADGTINPGLKLGGDVNGKCHDYAQLANANTYSRAKCNNGWCAVMYASYFEKDQATLGPAAIGHTHDWEHVVVWVAGDQVQYVSVSQHSGYQVAARSAVRFDGTHPKIVYHKDGVSTHCFRFASGNDEPPENATGGWFFPRLVGWNGYPAGYREKLIGADFGSATLKIDDGDFQYALDHSKPSGIPFDAYA; from the coding sequence ATGCGCAGGTTGAGATCCCTGGTGACGGCTCTGGGCGCCGCCGCGGCCCTCGTCGTGTCGGTCCCCGCGACCGCCCACGCCAACGTCCTGACCCTGCTCCCGCAGAACGCCGACGGCCTGGAGCAGACCTACTCCCCCGCCTACGACTACGACCGCGACGGCTGTTACGCCACCGCTGCGATCGGCGCCGACGGCACGATCAACCCCGGTCTGAAGCTGGGCGGCGACGTCAACGGCAAGTGCCACGACTACGCCCAGCTCGCCAACGCCAACACCTACTCACGGGCGAAGTGCAACAACGGCTGGTGTGCCGTGATGTACGCCAGCTACTTCGAGAAGGACCAGGCGACGCTGGGTCCGGCGGCCATCGGGCACACCCACGACTGGGAGCACGTCGTGGTGTGGGTGGCCGGCGACCAGGTCCAGTACGTGTCGGTGTCCCAGCACTCCGGCTACCAGGTGGCCGCCCGCTCGGCGGTCCGCTTCGACGGCACCCATCCGAAGATCGTCTACCACAAGGACGGAGTCTCGACGCACTGCTTCCGGTTCGCGAGCGGCAACGACGAGCCGCCCGAGAACGCCACGGGCGGCTGGTTCTTCCCGCGGCTCGTCGGCTGGAACGGCTATCCGGCCGGGTACCGGGAGAAGCTCATCGGCGCCGACTTCGGCTCGGCCACCCTGAAGATCGACGACGGCGACTTCCAGTACGCCCTCGACCACTCCAAGCCGTCCGGCATCCCCTTCGACGCCTACGCCTGA
- a CDS encoding glycoside hydrolase family 19 protein, which translates to MSSSLRRGRLAVFAVLAAVLTALLTVTPAHAASGTITGLAGKCVDVAGASTANGTAVQLYDCNGTGAQIWSNPGDGTLRALGKCLDITDRSTADGAAVQLWDCSGGAHQQWVVSGARDIVNPAANKCLDVRDNNSANGTRLQIWTCAGTANQKWNAPASGGGGTPSGFVVSEAQFNQMFPNRNSFYTYSGLVAALSAYPGFATTGSDTVKKQEAAAFLANVNHETGGLVHIVEQNTANYPHYCDWNQSYGCPAGQAAYYGRGPIQLSWNFNYKAAGDALGIDLLNNPWLVQNDSAVAWKTGLWYWNTQSGPGTMTPHNAMVNQAGFGQTIRSINGSLECDGRNPAQVQSRVDAYNRFTSILGVSPGGNLYC; encoded by the coding sequence ATGTCCTCATCCCTCCGCAGAGGCCGCCTCGCGGTCTTCGCCGTCCTCGCCGCCGTCCTCACCGCGCTGCTCACGGTGACACCCGCGCACGCCGCCTCCGGCACGATCACCGGCCTCGCCGGCAAGTGCGTCGACGTGGCGGGCGCGTCCACCGCCAACGGCACGGCCGTCCAGCTCTACGACTGCAACGGCACCGGTGCCCAGATCTGGTCCAACCCCGGCGACGGGACCCTGCGGGCGCTCGGCAAGTGCCTCGACATCACCGACCGCAGCACCGCCGACGGCGCCGCCGTCCAGCTCTGGGACTGCTCGGGCGGCGCCCACCAGCAGTGGGTGGTCTCCGGGGCGCGGGACATCGTCAACCCGGCCGCGAACAAGTGCCTGGACGTCCGGGACAACAACAGCGCCAACGGCACCCGGCTGCAGATCTGGACCTGTGCGGGTACGGCCAACCAGAAGTGGAACGCGCCCGCGAGCGGTGGCGGCGGCACACCGTCCGGATTCGTCGTCTCCGAGGCACAGTTCAACCAGATGTTCCCGAACCGGAACTCCTTCTACACCTACAGCGGCCTGGTCGCGGCGCTGAGCGCCTACCCCGGCTTCGCCACCACCGGCAGCGACACGGTCAAGAAGCAGGAGGCGGCGGCCTTCCTCGCCAACGTGAACCACGAGACCGGCGGCCTGGTGCACATCGTCGAGCAGAACACCGCCAACTACCCGCACTACTGCGACTGGAACCAGTCGTACGGCTGCCCGGCCGGTCAGGCGGCCTACTACGGTCGCGGTCCCATCCAGCTGTCCTGGAACTTCAACTACAAGGCCGCGGGAGACGCGTTGGGCATCGACCTGCTCAACAACCCCTGGCTGGTGCAGAACGACTCCGCCGTGGCGTGGAAGACCGGCCTGTGGTACTGGAACACCCAGTCCGGCCCCGGCACCATGACCCCGCACAACGCCATGGTCAACCAGGCCGGCTTCGGCCAGACGATCCGCTCCATCAACGGCTCCCTGGAGTGCGACGGACGCAACCCGGCCCAGGTGCAGAGCCGCGTCGACGCCTACAACCGGTTCACGTCGATCCTCGGGGTCTCCCCCGGCGGCAACCTCTACTGCTGA
- a CDS encoding RICIN domain-containing protein — MHTLTRLRRSGAATLVTVAAASALTATTTPAHAAATALPTGFSTVMNAASGRCLDARSAGTANGTVVQQYACNSSTAQQWSFTATSDGYVRIDNRNNTAQVVDVADVSTADNAPVHLWTYGGGANQQWLPVHDGGGAYHFVNRNSGKCLDDPGASTADSVQFVQYTCNGSAAQRFQVVPVTQSATNPDLGPNVVVFDPSMPSSTIQSRLNSIFQQQETNQFGSQRYAVLFKPGSYSADANVGFYTQVAGLGLTPDAVTVNGAVHAEADWFQGNATQNFWRGAENLSVNPVNGSDRWAVSQAAAYRRMHLRGNLALDDNGWSSGGLLADTKIDGQVNSGSQQQWLTRNSQLGSWTGSNWNMVFVGSQGVPGTTFPNPPHTTVAQSPVSREKPFLYVDGDGAYKVFVPSVRSNSTGTSWANGTPAGSSLSLDTFYVVKPGASAADINAALAAGKNLLVTPGVYHLNQTLQVNRADTVVLGLGLATFVPDNGVTAMKVADVDGVKVAGVLFDAGTTNSPTLMEVGPAGSAASHAANPTSLHDVYFRVGGAGVGKATTSLVINSDNVIGDHMWIWRADHGSGVGWTSNTADTGLVVNGDNVTAYGLFVEHYQKYQTVWNGNGGRTYFYQNEMPYDPPNQAAWMNGSTQGYAAYKVADSVTSHQAYGLGSYCYFNVNPAVAAERAIEAPNTSGVRFQSMVTVSLGGTGTIRHVVNGTGGPSNSSTNVANLTSYP; from the coding sequence ATGCACACCCTCACGCGCCTCCGCAGATCCGGCGCCGCCACGCTCGTCACCGTGGCCGCCGCGTCCGCGCTGACCGCCACGACCACCCCCGCTCACGCCGCCGCCACCGCGCTCCCCACCGGCTTCTCGACTGTCATGAACGCGGCAAGCGGGCGTTGTCTGGACGCCAGGTCGGCCGGCACCGCCAACGGCACCGTCGTGCAGCAGTACGCGTGCAACAGCAGCACGGCCCAGCAGTGGAGTTTCACCGCCACCAGCGACGGTTACGTCCGCATCGACAACCGCAACAACACCGCCCAGGTCGTGGACGTGGCCGACGTCTCCACCGCCGACAACGCGCCCGTCCACCTGTGGACCTACGGCGGCGGCGCCAACCAGCAGTGGCTACCCGTCCACGACGGCGGCGGCGCCTACCACTTCGTCAACCGCAACAGCGGCAAGTGCCTGGACGACCCGGGCGCCTCGACCGCCGACAGCGTGCAGTTCGTGCAGTACACCTGCAACGGCAGCGCGGCCCAGCGTTTCCAGGTGGTCCCGGTGACCCAGTCCGCCACCAACCCCGACCTCGGCCCCAACGTGGTCGTCTTCGACCCCTCGATGCCGTCCTCGACGATCCAGTCGAGGCTGAACTCGATCTTCCAGCAGCAGGAGACCAACCAGTTCGGCTCCCAGCGCTACGCCGTCCTGTTCAAGCCCGGCTCCTACAGCGCGGACGCCAACGTCGGCTTCTACACCCAGGTGGCGGGACTGGGCCTGACCCCGGACGCGGTCACCGTCAACGGGGCCGTGCACGCCGAGGCCGACTGGTTCCAGGGCAACGCGACCCAGAACTTCTGGCGCGGGGCCGAGAACCTGTCCGTCAACCCCGTGAACGGCAGCGACCGTTGGGCGGTGTCGCAGGCGGCGGCGTACCGGCGCATGCATCTGCGCGGCAACCTCGCCCTCGACGACAACGGCTGGTCCAGCGGCGGTCTGCTCGCCGACACGAAGATCGACGGACAGGTCAACTCGGGCAGTCAGCAACAGTGGTTGACGCGCAACTCCCAGCTCGGCAGCTGGACCGGCTCGAACTGGAACATGGTCTTCGTCGGCAGTCAGGGCGTCCCCGGCACCACCTTCCCCAACCCGCCCCACACCACGGTCGCGCAGTCCCCGGTGAGCCGGGAGAAGCCGTTCCTGTACGTCGACGGCGACGGCGCCTACAAGGTGTTCGTGCCGTCGGTGCGGTCCAACTCGACGGGCACCAGCTGGGCGAACGGCACCCCGGCGGGCAGCTCCCTGTCCCTGGACACCTTCTACGTCGTGAAGCCGGGCGCGAGTGCCGCGGACATCAACGCGGCCCTGGCGGCGGGCAAGAACCTGCTGGTCACTCCGGGTGTGTACCACCTCAACCAGACGCTCCAGGTCAACCGCGCCGACACCGTCGTCCTCGGGCTGGGTCTCGCCACCTTCGTGCCGGACAACGGCGTCACGGCGATGAAGGTGGCCGACGTCGACGGGGTCAAGGTCGCGGGCGTCCTCTTCGACGCGGGCACCACCAACTCGCCCACCCTGATGGAGGTCGGGCCGGCCGGCTCCGCCGCCTCCCACGCCGCGAACCCGACCTCCCTGCACGACGTGTACTTCCGCGTCGGCGGCGCGGGCGTCGGCAAGGCCACCACCAGCCTCGTCATCAACAGCGACAACGTCATCGGCGACCACATGTGGATCTGGCGCGCCGACCACGGCAGCGGCGTCGGGTGGACCAGCAACACCGCGGACACGGGCCTCGTCGTCAACGGCGACAACGTCACCGCCTACGGCCTGTTCGTCGAGCACTACCAGAAGTACCAGACCGTCTGGAACGGCAACGGCGGCCGCACGTACTTCTACCAGAACGAGATGCCCTACGACCCGCCCAACCAGGCGGCCTGGATGAACGGTTCGACGCAGGGCTACGCCGCCTACAAGGTCGCCGACTCCGTCACCAGCCACCAGGCCTACGGCCTCGGGAGCTACTGCTACTTCAATGTGAACCCGGCCGTGGCCGCGGAACGGGCCATCGAGGCACCGAACACCTCCGGAGTGCGCTTCCAGAGCATGGTGACCGTCTCCCTCGGCGGCACCGGCACCATCCGGCACGTCGTCAACGGCACCGGCGGTCCGTCCAACTCCTCGACCAACGTGGCGAACCTGACCAGCTACCCGTAG
- a CDS encoding YihY/virulence factor BrkB family protein: MKLHLPGRKDHHGSDEDEEREVPSSEEVGPGPAVEERAPDTPSELPKTAWGAVLRGSMREFKDDELTDRAAALTYYGLLSLFPAILVLVSMLGLTGKSATDSVLKNLKQFTPGSARDIITGAVEQLQGNAGVGSVMAVVGLVLAVWSASGYVAAFIRSANRVYDMPEGRPIWKILPVRVGLTVVLMVLAVVSSLIVVFTGTLASKAGSALGIGDTALTVWSIAKWPVLVVLVTVMIALLYWATPNARVKGFRWITPGSFLALVIWLVASAGFAFYVANFASYNKTYGTMAGVIVFLVWLWISNLAILLGLEFDAETVRQRAIAGGLPPDREPYTEPRDTRTWDEQDLRRLDESGPTHEA; encoded by the coding sequence ATGAAGCTGCATCTTCCTGGACGTAAAGACCACCACGGGAGCGACGAGGATGAGGAACGCGAGGTTCCGTCGTCCGAGGAGGTGGGCCCCGGGCCCGCCGTGGAGGAGCGTGCTCCGGACACACCGTCAGAACTGCCGAAGACGGCCTGGGGTGCGGTGCTGCGGGGCAGCATGCGGGAGTTCAAGGACGACGAACTGACCGACCGGGCCGCCGCACTGACCTACTACGGCCTGTTGTCGCTCTTCCCGGCCATCCTGGTCCTGGTGTCGATGCTCGGTCTGACCGGCAAGTCCGCCACGGACTCGGTGCTGAAGAACCTCAAGCAGTTCACCCCGGGCTCGGCACGCGACATCATCACCGGGGCCGTCGAGCAGCTCCAGGGCAACGCGGGCGTCGGGTCGGTCATGGCCGTCGTGGGCCTGGTGCTGGCGGTGTGGTCGGCGTCCGGGTACGTGGCCGCGTTCATCCGTTCGGCCAACCGGGTCTACGACATGCCGGAGGGCCGCCCGATCTGGAAGATCCTCCCGGTGCGGGTCGGCCTGACCGTCGTCCTCATGGTGCTCGCCGTCGTCAGTTCGCTGATCGTCGTCTTCACCGGCACCCTGGCGAGCAAGGCCGGCTCGGCGCTCGGGATCGGCGACACCGCCCTGACGGTCTGGTCGATCGCCAAGTGGCCCGTCCTGGTGGTCCTGGTCACGGTCATGATCGCGCTCCTGTACTGGGCCACGCCCAACGCCCGGGTGAAGGGCTTCCGGTGGATCACGCCGGGCAGTTTCCTCGCCCTCGTCATCTGGCTGGTCGCGTCCGCCGGGTTCGCGTTCTACGTGGCCAACTTCGCCTCGTACAACAAGACCTACGGCACCATGGCGGGTGTCATCGTCTTCCTGGTCTGGCTGTGGATCAGCAATCTGGCGATCCTCCTGGGCCTGGAGTTCGACGCCGAGACCGTCCGGCAGCGGGCGATCGCCGGAGGGCTGCCGCCCGACAGGGAGCCCTACACGGAGCCGCGCGACACCAGGACGTGGGACGAGCAGGATCTGCGCAGGCTGGACGAGTCGGGTCCGACGCACGAGGCGTGA
- a CDS encoding phosphatase PAP2 family protein translates to MRLLTDLYEIDGVLTRQAASRIPPGVAKALSAVEESAESTKLWCGAAVAMAWKGGWRGRRAAAAGLVALTVAQLVSNGLCKQLADRPRPPEEWIPHDEVADRPDSSSFPSGHTAAAVAFTAAVAPTWPTAGVLCALPAAMVAVERVQSGAHYPSDVAGGAAVGLAAAWLTHRAPALLLRLWRP, encoded by the coding sequence ATGAGGTTGCTGACGGACTTGTACGAGATCGACGGGGTGCTGACGCGGCAGGCCGCCTCCCGGATCCCGCCGGGTGTGGCCAAGGCGCTGTCGGCGGTGGAGGAGTCCGCGGAGAGCACCAAGCTGTGGTGCGGCGCCGCCGTCGCGATGGCGTGGAAGGGCGGGTGGCGGGGGCGCAGGGCGGCGGCCGCCGGACTGGTGGCCCTGACCGTGGCCCAGCTTGTCTCGAACGGGCTGTGCAAGCAGCTGGCCGACCGCCCCAGGCCGCCCGAGGAGTGGATCCCGCACGACGAGGTCGCCGACCGGCCCGACTCGTCCTCGTTCCCCTCCGGGCACACGGCGGCCGCGGTCGCCTTCACCGCCGCGGTCGCCCCCACCTGGCCCACCGCGGGTGTGCTGTGCGCGCTGCCGGCCGCCATGGTCGCGGTCGAACGGGTGCAGTCGGGTGCCCACTACCCCAGCGACGTCGCCGGCGGCGCGGCCGTCGGCCTGGCCGCCGCCTGGCTCACCCACCGGGCCCCGGCTCTGCTCCTGCGCCTCTGGCGGCCGTAG
- a CDS encoding aminotransferase, with amino-acid sequence MPRKRSGPMGLPSTDWLVRPVAPIDETAATAVLTTRFGVRGTVRDLGSQQDRNYRVRSEAGEYVLKVANPATGTGELRAQCDAVEHLAGALPGLRLPRALPGADGDVVQPFPVDGAPLDCRLLEFVPGEPIMDSGYLAPAVVARLGDIAGRIAAALADFTAPESDRFRPWDLRNALAVTEALAPHWPDRARADRVLSAARTAYALVEPHAKDLPVQFVHGDITDNNVVCETARDGRRMPVGVIDFGDLGTGWTVAEAAVTCTSVLHHHGAGPASVLPAVRAFDAVRPLLDEEVAVLWPLVVLRAAVMVVSGQYDVLQDPDNGYASAALDREWAMFESAVSVPAQVMTAGLREALGRPLPRVAVRPAHRMLPGLPDAVPVLDLSAQSDDLHSGRWLAADAEAALVAGRPAVRTRHGEFRLTRTTLDTTDAPATCALGVDLRPADPLEVRAPWPGTLTRHADGTLDLRGEGHPVLWLYGVTDPAAPGPVAAGQRLGSVAGQDGGHTLGLQLSTLTDRRPPRFATPDLAAGWLAVSPDPTALITGQDPAEPSADKDLLDRRDRAFAGVQEHYYDEPPRIERGWRHHLVDTRGRGYLDMLNNVTILGHGHPALSDAVHRQWRRLNTNSRFHYGSVVELSERLTALLPAELDTVFLVNSGSEAVDLALRLAWAATGRQDTVAVEEAYHGWTYASDAVSTSIADNPNALSSRPGWVHTVAAPNSYRGRHRGAEARRYGPEAAARITALADQGHPPAAFICEPFYGNAGGLPLPDGYLRHVYDATRAVGGLCIADEVQVGYGRLGTHFWGFEQQGVVPDVVTVAKAMGNGHPLGAVITRREIADAYRTQGYFFSSAGGSPVSSVVGLTVLDVLRDERLQDNAVRTGGYLKRRLEELAERHPLIGAVHGSGLYLGVEFVRDRETLEPATEETAAICDRLRELGVIVQPTSDRQCVLKIKPPLCLTRHSADVFTAALDDVLTHGW; translated from the coding sequence ATGCCGCGGAAGCGGAGCGGACCCATGGGCCTGCCGTCCACGGACTGGCTGGTGCGACCCGTCGCACCGATCGACGAAACCGCCGCCACGGCCGTGCTGACGACCCGGTTCGGGGTGCGGGGCACCGTACGGGACCTGGGCAGTCAGCAGGACCGCAACTACCGGGTCCGCAGCGAGGCGGGGGAGTACGTCCTCAAGGTCGCCAACCCCGCCACCGGAACGGGCGAGCTGCGGGCGCAGTGCGACGCCGTGGAGCACCTGGCCGGCGCGCTGCCCGGTCTCCGGCTGCCGCGGGCGCTCCCCGGCGCCGACGGCGACGTGGTGCAGCCCTTCCCGGTGGACGGAGCCCCGCTCGACTGCCGGCTGCTGGAGTTCGTGCCGGGCGAGCCGATCATGGACAGCGGCTACCTCGCCCCGGCCGTCGTGGCGCGCCTCGGCGACATCGCCGGGCGGATCGCCGCGGCCCTCGCGGACTTCACCGCCCCCGAGTCCGACCGTTTCCGGCCGTGGGACCTGCGCAACGCCCTCGCGGTGACCGAGGCCCTCGCCCCGCACTGGCCCGACCGTGCCCGCGCCGACCGGGTACTGAGTGCGGCCCGCACCGCGTACGCCCTCGTGGAACCCCATGCGAAGGACCTCCCGGTCCAGTTCGTGCACGGCGACATCACCGACAACAACGTCGTCTGCGAGACCGCACGCGACGGCCGGCGGATGCCCGTCGGGGTGATCGACTTCGGGGACCTCGGCACCGGCTGGACCGTGGCGGAGGCGGCCGTGACCTGCACCTCCGTCCTGCACCACCACGGCGCCGGCCCCGCCTCCGTCCTGCCCGCCGTCCGCGCCTTCGACGCCGTCCGCCCGCTCCTGGACGAGGAGGTGGCCGTGCTGTGGCCGCTCGTCGTCCTGCGGGCGGCCGTCATGGTGGTCAGCGGGCAGTACGACGTCCTCCAGGACCCGGACAACGGCTACGCCTCCGCCGCCCTGGACCGGGAGTGGGCCATGTTCGAGTCGGCCGTCTCCGTCCCGGCGCAGGTGATGACGGCCGGGCTGCGCGAGGCACTCGGCCGCCCCCTGCCCCGGGTCGCGGTCCGGCCCGCGCACCGCATGCTGCCGGGCCTGCCCGACGCCGTACCGGTGCTCGACCTGTCGGCGCAGAGCGACGACCTGCACTCGGGCCGCTGGCTGGCGGCGGACGCCGAAGCCGCCCTGGTCGCCGGCCGGCCGGCGGTCCGCACCCGGCACGGCGAGTTCCGCCTGACCCGGACCACTCTCGACACCACGGACGCCCCGGCCACCTGCGCCCTCGGAGTGGACCTGCGTCCAGCGGACCCCCTGGAGGTACGCGCGCCCTGGCCGGGCACGCTCACCCGGCACGCCGACGGCACCCTCGACCTGCGCGGCGAGGGACACCCCGTCCTGTGGCTGTACGGCGTCACCGACCCGGCCGCACCCGGTCCCGTCGCCGCCGGACAGCGCCTCGGCTCCGTCGCCGGGCAGGACGGCGGGCACACCCTCGGCCTCCAGCTCTCGACCCTGACCGACCGGCGCCCACCGCGTTTCGCCACGCCTGACCTGGCCGCCGGCTGGCTGGCGGTGAGTCCGGACCCCACGGCGCTGATCACCGGGCAGGACCCCGCGGAACCGTCCGCCGACAAGGACCTCCTCGACCGCCGCGACCGTGCCTTCGCCGGAGTCCAGGAGCACTACTACGACGAGCCGCCCCGCATCGAACGCGGCTGGCGCCACCACCTCGTCGACACCCGCGGCCGCGGCTATCTCGACATGCTCAACAACGTGACCATCCTCGGTCACGGCCACCCCGCGCTCAGCGACGCCGTGCACCGGCAGTGGCGGCGCCTCAACACCAACTCCCGTTTCCACTACGGCTCGGTGGTGGAACTCTCCGAGCGGCTCACCGCCCTGCTGCCCGCCGAACTGGACACCGTCTTCCTCGTCAACAGCGGCTCCGAGGCCGTGGACCTCGCCCTGCGCCTGGCCTGGGCGGCGACCGGCCGGCAGGACACGGTCGCGGTCGAGGAGGCGTACCACGGCTGGACCTACGCGAGCGACGCGGTCTCCACCTCGATCGCGGACAACCCGAACGCCCTCTCCTCACGCCCGGGCTGGGTGCACACCGTGGCCGCCCCCAACTCCTACCGAGGCCGCCACCGCGGTGCCGAGGCACGGCGGTACGGCCCCGAGGCCGCCGCGCGCATCACCGCACTCGCCGACCAGGGCCACCCGCCCGCCGCTTTCATCTGTGAGCCGTTCTACGGCAACGCGGGCGGCCTGCCCCTCCCCGACGGCTACCTGCGGCACGTCTACGACGCCACCCGAGCCGTCGGCGGTCTGTGCATCGCGGACGAGGTGCAGGTCGGCTACGGCCGGCTCGGCACCCACTTCTGGGGGTTCGAGCAGCAGGGCGTGGTACCGGACGTGGTCACCGTGGCCAAGGCGATGGGCAACGGCCATCCGCTGGGCGCGGTGATCACCCGGCGGGAGATCGCCGACGCCTACCGCACCCAGGGCTACTTCTTCTCCTCGGCCGGGGGCAGCCCGGTCAGCAGCGTGGTCGGGCTGACCGTGCTGGACGTGCTGCGGGACGAACGGCTCCAGGACAACGCCGTGCGGACGGGCGGGTACCTGAAGCGGCGGCTGGAGGAACTCGCCGAGCGGCACCCGCTGATCGGCGCGGTGCACGGCTCCGGGCTGTATCTGGGCGTCGAGTTCGTCCGGGACCGCGAGACCCTGGAACCGGCGACCGAGGAGACCGCCGCGATCTGCGACCGCCTGCGTGAGCTCGGCGTGATCGTCCAGCCGACCTCGGACCGGCAGTGCGTCCTGAAGATCAAGCCGCCACTGTGCCTGACCCGGCACAGCGCCGACGTGTTCACCGCCGCGCTGGACGACGTGCTGACCCACGGCTGGTGA